The proteins below come from a single Etheostoma spectabile isolate EspeVRDwgs_2016 chromosome 4, UIUC_Espe_1.0, whole genome shotgun sequence genomic window:
- the eevs gene encoding 2-epi-5-epi-valiolone synthase — protein MGKVHLEDVDAKELKTEFSLVKVKGTWKRKQGKKVNKETADCVSAAKIYESITEQGASWTVVSPIVFTYKVTETQNLLNPSNNTLLLGHITDPQQLEEIKHSNKPIKRFVVIDQEVYKIYGPKLTEYLEANNVLYKILALPTTEENKSMKMALKILEEVNNFSIDRRTDPIIAIGGGVCLDVVGLAASLYRRRTPYIRVPTTLLSYIDASVGAKTGVNFANCKNKLGAYIPPAAAFLDLSFIQTVPRRHISNGLAEMLKMALMKHKGLFELLETHGRVLLDTKFQADNSGYGSNCLQVASQATRIAIITMLEELSPNLWEDDLNRLVDFGHIISPALEMKVLPSLLHGEAVNIDMSYMVYVSKESGLLTEDDKQRIISCMVSMELPVWHEACTMELIQKALQERLKHSGGLVRMPLPVGLGEAEISNDTSCEILHRAYTKWCDELNVSCDSNCDS, from the exons ATGGGAAAGGTTCATCTGGAGGATGTTGATgcaaaagaactgaaaactgagtTCAGTTTAGTAAAGGTCAAAGGTACCTGGAAGCGCAAACAGGGAAAGAAGGTGAACAAAGAAACAGCTGACTGTGTCTCTGCTGCAAAAAT cTATGAGAGCATCACAGAACAGGGCGCCAGTTGGACAGTGGTCAGCCCCATTGTCTTTACTTATAAGGTAACTGAGACCCAGAACTTGCTGAACCCAAGCAACAACACCCTCCTGCTGGGCCACATCACTGATCCGCAGCAGCTGGAGGAAATAAAACATTCCAACAAGCCAATCAAACGCTTTGTGGTCATTGATCAAGAAGTGTACAAAATCTACGGTCCCAAGCTAACAGAATATTTAGAGGCCAACAATGTCCTATACAAGATTTTGGCTCTACCCACTACTGAGGAGAACAAATCCATGAAAATGGCCTTGAAGATCCTAGAGGAGGTCAACAACTTCTCCATTGACCGCCGCACAGATCCCATCATTGCCATCGGTGGAGGGGTGTGCCTCGACGTAGTTGGCCTGGCTGCCTCACTCTACAGAAGACGCACCCCATACATCAGGGTCCCAACCACACTGCTGTCCTACATCGATGCTAGCGTGGGAGCAAAGACGGGGGTTAACTTTGCAAACTGCAAGAACAAGCTGGGTGCCTACATTCCACCCGCCGCTGCCTTCCTTGACCTTTCCTTCATACAAACTGTTCCACGACGACACATCTCCAACGGGCTGGCAGAGAtgttaaag ATGGCCTTGATGAAACACAAAGGCCTCTTTGAGCTTCTTGAGACACATGGCCGTGTGCTGTTGGACACAAAATTCCAGGCTGATAACAGTGGATATGGAAGCAACTGCTTACAGGTTGCATCACAAGCGACTCGTATAGCCATCATAACCATGCTGGAGGAGCTTTCCCCAAACCTTTGGGAGGATGACCTAAACAGACTTGTGGACTTTGGTCACATCATCAGCCCAGCATTAGAGATG AAGGTTCTCCCATCTCTGCTGCATGGTGAGGCAGTGAACATCGATATGTCATACATGGTTTATGTGTCCAAGGAGAGTGGTCTATTGACAGAAGATGACAAGCAAAGGATCATCAGCTGCATGGTGAGCATGGAGCTGCCTGTCTGGCATGAGGCATGTACCATGGAGCTCATACAGAAGGCTCTGCAGGAAAGGCTGAAGCATTCGGGAGGCCTGGTCAGAATGCCTCTGCCTGTTGGTCTCGGGGAAGCCG AAATTTCTAATGATACATCTTGTGAGATCCTGCACAGAGCTTACACAAAATGGTGTGATGAGCTGAACGTCTCCTGTGACAGCAACTGTGACTCTTAA